GTTATCTACTTGGATTAAACGTGCATATTGGGACAAAAATACGAAAAAAGAAAGATTTCTTCTTGATTTACTCTAAAATAGTTTTGTTTTTATCGTACTATTGTTGGACTTTTCTGTCTTTCGGCTTTCGATGTATTCCTGTGGCGTGCATCCGGCAATCTCCTTAAACTGTTTAAAAAAGGTGGTACGGCTCTTAAAACCGGAAATTGCATGAAGCGTATCGCAGTTGATAGTACCTTTGTTCAATTCGATCAGGTGAAGTATATACTCCACACGGAAACGGTTGATAAGTGTATAGAAATTCACCTCAAACTCTTTGTTGATAAAACGGGAAAGCGCATAATGATTTGTCTGCAACGCTTGTGCCACCTCTTTCAGCGAAAGTTCCGGATTCAGATAAGGCTTTTTATGATTAAAATATTCCAGCAATTGTATTTTGAGTTTTGCTTGCTTGTCATCCGTGGTGACAGATAACTCTTCCACTTCCTTGAAGCTCTTCTTCTTCGGCTCAATATCTACCGGAGGAATCGCGCTCTGGCGGGAACCATACCAGAACAGGGTCCACACGGCTCCCAAAGAAACGACATTGAACAGCATTTTGTATCCGGCGGAAGTGTTCACCATCCAGAGTATATCGAGGATGCCCATGATAATAAACAAATAAATCGTAATGCTCACCCACGAAAGGGTAATCCCTCCCACAAAAGAATAACTGTTGACGATAAACTTACGGTAATCACGGTAGATACGTAGTATAAAAACCCCCATCCAGGTATAAAAAACAAGGATGCCACAGATAGTCAGAAGGTGGAAAACCATCGGCAGCGAAGATAAATCTGCCAACCTGTGGATACCCTGAACCGGTTGAAAACGTGCCGAAAACGTGCCGGGCAACAGGACAAATAGAGAAAATAGCGCCCAGCCCCCACTAAAATAAAGCATATATTTCCGGGTAAGCAATTGGGGACGCATCAGTGAAACATAGTAAAACAGAATGACGATGGAATTTGCCGTTGAAAAAATAAAATTGACCGGGCGGAATATTTCGCTATGGCTCGCGCTGAAATAGCGGTCGAACAGGAAACTGGCAGCCATGCCGGTTCCTAATGTAACTAAGACGAGAGCCAACCACGTTTGCGAAGGAGTTCGCCGACGGTTGGCAAGTAGGGCGAATGCAGCCATAAAAGCACTCACGATAGGGGTATAATAAAGAAATATGCCCAAGTCTCCGTAATAATTCGTAATATTATTCATCTTGCTTACTGTTTATATGTTGTTTGTTTTCCAGTCTCTGGAAAACATGATCTATTTTCCTTCTCCGCCATCCTCTTTACACGTTGATAGCTGCGAAAATTGCTGAATCCTGCCAGGCAGGCGCGTTCCTCTTCGGGAAGGCGGGAGCAGGCCGGGTCGTTGCGCAACGCTTCCATTTCACGAAGGCGTAGCATATTGATATAACGGGAGAAATTCATTCCATATTCGCGGTTGATAAACCGGGAGATATACGTTCGGTTCGTGTGAAAAGCCTGCATCAGATCCGTTATCCGTAAATCGGGATTCAGATACGGGCGATGTTCATAT
The DNA window shown above is from Bacteroides faecium and carries:
- a CDS encoding helix-turn-helix domain-containing protein, translating into MNNITNYYGDLGIFLYYTPIVSAFMAAFALLANRRRTPSQTWLALVLVTLGTGMAASFLFDRYFSASHSEIFRPVNFIFSTANSIVILFYYVSLMRPQLLTRKYMLYFSGGWALFSLFVLLPGTFSARFQPVQGIHRLADLSSLPMVFHLLTICGILVFYTWMGVFILRIYRDYRKFIVNSYSFVGGITLSWVSITIYLFIIMGILDILWMVNTSAGYKMLFNVVSLGAVWTLFWYGSRQSAIPPVDIEPKKKSFKEVEELSVTTDDKQAKLKIQLLEYFNHKKPYLNPELSLKEVAQALQTNHYALSRFINKEFEVNFYTLINRFRVEYILHLIELNKGTINCDTLHAISGFKSRTTFFKQFKEIAGCTPQEYIESRKTEKSNNSTIKTKLF